The following coding sequences lie in one Hyphobacterium sp. CCMP332 genomic window:
- a CDS encoding coniferyl aldehyde dehydrogenase, translating to MSDLDNKQIERMGAVFKAQKNAFEAERHRSYKDRLRDIDAIGALTKKHGDAIKDAAAADFGVRSRCETQLTEVTYMTTAVKHTRRHLWSWMQNRKVSIPGNLAPGKAYIRREPKGVVGIISPWNYPFQLAFSPILAALASGCRIMLKPSELTPNMSELMRNMLAEEFDETHIAVLLGGPAVGEAFTKIPFDHLLYTGSTHVGRLVAKAAAENLTPVTLELGGKSPVIIDSGYKPEAAAASLTFGKYMNAGQTCIAPDYVMAPADQTRPIAEAIIAKAEKSYPDWATDEDYTAIVSDRHYDRLNAMIEEARAGGAEILQAKGGDPGNARKIAPTIVLNPPEDSKLMQEEIFGPVLPILSHDGLDDAMKRVNAGERPLALYVYSKDKKAARRVLEGTISGGAVVNNTMLHYSVEDLPFGGVGASGYGAYHGEAGFETFTHARSVFEAPVWHPSRLIAPPYGKLFNMIANK from the coding sequence ATGAGTGATTTGGACAACAAGCAGATCGAGCGGATGGGTGCCGTCTTCAAGGCCCAGAAGAACGCCTTCGAGGCCGAGCGCCACCGTAGCTACAAGGATCGTCTGCGCGATATCGATGCGATCGGGGCGCTGACCAAAAAGCATGGCGACGCCATCAAGGATGCCGCTGCCGCCGATTTCGGCGTCCGGTCACGTTGCGAGACACAGCTGACCGAAGTCACCTATATGACGACCGCGGTGAAACATACGCGGCGCCATCTCTGGAGCTGGATGCAGAACAGGAAGGTCTCCATCCCCGGAAATCTGGCACCGGGCAAGGCCTATATCCGCCGCGAACCCAAGGGCGTGGTCGGCATCATCTCGCCCTGGAATTATCCGTTCCAGCTCGCCTTTTCACCCATTCTCGCCGCGCTCGCCTCCGGTTGCCGCATCATGCTCAAGCCATCGGAACTGACGCCCAACATGTCGGAATTGATGCGCAACATGCTGGCCGAGGAATTTGACGAAACCCATATCGCCGTTCTGCTCGGCGGGCCGGCCGTCGGCGAAGCTTTTACGAAGATTCCCTTCGATCACCTGCTGTATACCGGCTCGACTCATGTCGGCCGCTTGGTCGCAAAAGCCGCAGCAGAAAACCTGACTCCGGTAACGCTCGAACTGGGCGGGAAATCGCCGGTCATCATCGATTCCGGTTACAAGCCGGAAGCGGCGGCCGCCTCCCTGACTTTCGGCAAGTACATGAATGCCGGTCAGACCTGTATCGCGCCCGATTACGTCATGGCGCCTGCCGACCAGACCCGCCCGATTGCCGAAGCCATTATCGCCAAGGCCGAGAAATCCTACCCGGACTGGGCCACGGACGAAGACTACACCGCCATCGTGTCCGACCGCCATTATGACCGCCTCAACGCGATGATCGAGGAAGCCCGCGCCGGTGGCGCTGAAATCCTTCAGGCCAAGGGCGGTGATCCTGGCAATGCCCGCAAGATCGCACCGACCATCGTCCTCAACCCGCCCGAAGACTCAAAGCTGATGCAGGAAGAAATCTTCGGCCCCGTCCTGCCGATTCTGTCTCATGACGGTCTGGACGACGCCATGAAGCGCGTGAACGCAGGGGAGCGCCCGCTGGCGCTTTACGTCTATTCGAAAGACAAGAAAGCGGCGCGCCGCGTGCTGGAAGGGACGATCTCCGGCGGAGCTGTGGTCAATAACACCATGCTGCACTATTCGGTCGAGGACCTGCCCTTTGGCGGCGTCGGGGCATCCGGCTATGGCGCCTATCATGGCGAAGCCGGTTTCGAGACCTTCACCCATGCCCGCAGCGTCTTCGAAGCGCCGGTCTGGCACCCCTCCCGCCTGATCGCACCGCCCTACGGCAAGCTCTTCAACATGATTGCGAACAAATAG
- a CDS encoding TonB-dependent receptor, translating into MQKSIRELALGSTALAMAVIAAAPVYSQGMDTITVTAQRRETTLQDTPVAVTAVSGDVLEQSQLRDVRDLQTLVPALSVSQNSSSSNASFSIRAVGSSTFNFGIEPSVGVFVDGVYRSRNGASIGDFLGVQRIEVLRGPQSTLFGKNTSAGVINFVTETPADTFGYEGEVTLGSFNQRTFRGMIENGLGDGISGRLDVNINQRGGFITNVPDGRDVNERNRWGWRGQLFFEPNDRLSLRIIGDMQQIDENCCAAPFTLVSPGNAGAFTLLGVTQLPVNPYSGQIAIDGSIASLINSGGLSAELNYEFDGFTFTSITAYRAYDEDQDIDPDWVDQPFNQRRFLDQDYQTTTQEFRMTSTGDRTVDYLLGAYFFHQNLNTTNITRQGPLLRPFGDLFSGGGVAFVEALCNGPQGPFIGGCVPGQYLAAGSGQSSTFWQNNDSMAFFGQLDWHVNDRFTLTGGLRYTNDEKDARSDISIQDPYAALDFVQIGFNALIFPAAFTQATGLPFTPANVAFVQGANPAGFAQIVAGAQAAAADPNVNTLLGLGALQFFPPAPNFNSSRSDSNLSGTIIASYDATDDLNLYASYTQGYKGGGFALDSAAARVGSFTFDPETVTAWEFGIKTTIGDVLMINTAVFRQNVEDFQTNVFTGSSFVPDNAGEIQISGIEIETLFQPTEYLTLTGGVIWLWEDKYVTFTDGPCPVSDTSNCQFRASATSPALVPVQDLSGRERGSAEFTGNVTALYQRPVSENLEFFLRGEVFFRSDAFLTTQLDPLQVQESFQLFNGSVGLTAEDGRWEVQVWGRNLADEEYLQGSFDSTLPGNINGYPGDPRTYGVTFRLRN; encoded by the coding sequence ATGCAGAAATCTATTCGCGAACTGGCACTCGGTTCGACTGCGCTGGCGATGGCCGTGATTGCGGCAGCTCCAGTCTATTCGCAAGGCATGGACACCATTACGGTGACCGCACAGCGGCGTGAAACCACGCTTCAGGATACGCCTGTCGCCGTGACAGCTGTGTCCGGTGATGTTCTGGAACAATCGCAGTTGCGCGATGTCCGTGACCTCCAGACGCTTGTTCCGGCACTCTCCGTGTCGCAGAACTCCTCGTCATCCAATGCGAGCTTCTCCATTCGCGCCGTCGGGTCCTCGACCTTCAACTTCGGCATCGAGCCGTCGGTTGGCGTGTTTGTGGACGGTGTGTACCGGTCCCGGAATGGTGCATCGATCGGCGACTTCCTCGGCGTGCAGCGGATTGAAGTGCTGCGCGGCCCGCAGTCGACCCTGTTCGGAAAGAACACGTCTGCCGGCGTGATCAACTTCGTGACCGAAACGCCGGCCGATACATTCGGCTATGAAGGCGAAGTGACGCTGGGTTCTTTCAATCAGCGCACCTTCCGCGGCATGATTGAAAATGGTCTGGGCGACGGCATCTCCGGCCGCCTCGACGTCAATATCAACCAGCGTGGCGGTTTCATCACCAACGTTCCGGATGGCCGGGATGTGAATGAGCGCAATCGCTGGGGCTGGCGCGGTCAGTTGTTCTTCGAACCGAATGATCGCCTGTCGCTGCGTATCATTGGTGACATGCAGCAGATCGACGAGAATTGCTGCGCCGCACCGTTTACCCTAGTGTCTCCCGGGAACGCCGGTGCCTTTACCCTTCTCGGCGTGACGCAATTGCCGGTGAACCCTTATTCCGGTCAGATCGCGATTGATGGCAGCATTGCGTCTCTGATCAATAGCGGCGGTCTGTCGGCTGAACTGAATTACGAGTTCGACGGCTTCACCTTTACCTCCATCACGGCCTATCGTGCCTATGATGAGGATCAGGACATTGACCCGGATTGGGTGGATCAGCCGTTCAACCAGCGCCGTTTCCTGGATCAGGACTATCAGACCACGACCCAGGAATTCCGGATGACCTCGACCGGTGACCGGACTGTCGACTATCTGCTCGGTGCCTATTTCTTCCACCAGAATCTGAACACAACCAATATTACGCGTCAGGGTCCGCTTCTGCGGCCATTTGGGGATTTGTTCTCCGGTGGTGGTGTCGCTTTTGTCGAAGCCTTGTGTAACGGTCCGCAGGGCCCGTTCATCGGCGGCTGTGTGCCGGGTCAATATCTGGCGGCCGGCTCCGGTCAGTCTTCGACCTTCTGGCAGAATAATGACAGTATGGCCTTCTTCGGTCAGCTGGACTGGCATGTGAATGACCGGTTCACCCTGACGGGCGGCCTGCGCTATACGAATGACGAAAAAGATGCGCGCTCCGACATTTCCATTCAGGATCCGTACGCGGCACTGGATTTTGTGCAGATCGGGTTTAACGCTCTGATCTTCCCGGCAGCGTTTACGCAGGCGACCGGGCTTCCGTTCACGCCGGCTAACGTCGCCTTCGTACAGGGTGCAAACCCGGCCGGCTTTGCGCAAATCGTTGCCGGCGCTCAGGCGGCAGCGGCAGATCCGAATGTCAACACGCTGCTCGGCCTTGGTGCACTGCAATTCTTCCCGCCGGCACCGAACTTCAACTCCTCGCGTTCGGACTCCAACCTGTCCGGCACGATCATTGCCAGCTATGATGCCACGGACGATCTCAACCTTTATGCCTCTTATACTCAGGGCTATAAGGGCGGCGGTTTTGCACTCGACTCTGCTGCGGCGCGGGTCGGCAGCTTTACCTTCGATCCCGAGACCGTCACGGCCTGGGAATTCGGCATCAAGACGACAATCGGCGATGTGTTGATGATCAACACGGCCGTCTTCCGTCAGAATGTCGAGGACTTCCAGACCAACGTGTTCACCGGTTCATCCTTCGTGCCGGACAATGCGGGCGAGATCCAGATTTCGGGTATCGAGATCGAAACCCTGTTCCAGCCAACCGAATACCTCACCCTTACCGGTGGCGTCATCTGGCTCTGGGAAGACAAGTATGTGACTTTCACCGATGGTCCATGCCCGGTGTCGGATACGTCGAACTGTCAGTTCCGTGCCAGCGCAACCTCTCCGGCTCTGGTGCCGGTGCAGGATCTGTCCGGCCGCGAACGCGGCAGTGCAGAGTTCACCGGGAATGTGACGGCGCTCTATCAGCGTCCGGTTTCGGAGAATCTGGAATTCTTCCTTCGCGGCGAAGTCTTCTTCCGGTCCGACGCCTTCCTGACGACACAGCTTGATCCGCTTCAGGTTCAGGAGAGCTTCCAGCTCTTCAATGGCAGTGTCGGTCTGACGGCTGAAGATGGCCGCTGGGAAGTTCAGGTCTGGGGCCGCAATCTGGCAGATGAAGAGTATCTGCAAGGTTCCTTCGACTCGACATTGCCGGGCAATATCAACGGCTATCCGGGCGACCCGCGCACCTATGGTGTGACGTTCCGCCTGCGTAACTAG
- a CDS encoding SDR family NAD(P)-dependent oxidoreductase: MLKDKTVLVTGASRGVGKETARACAKAGAKVILHFNVNQDEAVALAKEIDAVGCIAADLSQKGAADRVWLKAKTMAGSVDAVVNNAGVYRETPLHNAQSWEAGWAEQLQVNVMAPCELMRNAINDWGSSGGAIVNIASRAAYRGDGPDHAGYAASKGALVAASKTLARAHAHNNVLIYTLTPGWIETDMAPSRVEARAAAVADIPLGRVAQPQEIAAMATFLLSGQCGSATGSVIDINGASFMR; encoded by the coding sequence ATGCTGAAAGACAAGACTGTTTTGGTGACCGGCGCCTCGCGCGGCGTCGGCAAGGAAACCGCCCGCGCCTGCGCCAAGGCGGGGGCGAAGGTCATCCTTCATTTCAACGTCAATCAGGACGAAGCCGTTGCGCTCGCAAAAGAGATCGATGCGGTCGGCTGTATCGCCGCCGATCTGTCGCAAAAGGGCGCGGCAGACAGGGTCTGGCTGAAAGCCAAAACCATGGCCGGTAGCGTGGATGCCGTCGTCAACAATGCTGGCGTCTATCGCGAGACTCCGCTGCACAATGCGCAAAGCTGGGAAGCCGGCTGGGCCGAGCAGTTGCAGGTCAATGTCATGGCACCGTGCGAACTGATGCGGAACGCCATCAATGACTGGGGCTCAAGCGGTGGCGCCATCGTCAATATCGCCAGCCGTGCGGCCTATCGGGGCGATGGGCCGGACCATGCCGGATACGCCGCCTCCAAGGGCGCACTGGTCGCCGCGTCGAAGACGCTGGCGCGGGCCCATGCGCACAATAATGTCCTGATCTACACGCTGACACCCGGCTGGATTGAAACCGACATGGCCCCTTCCCGCGTCGAGGCGCGCGCTGCGGCTGTTGCGGATATTCCTCTGGGACGGGTCGCCCAGCCGCAGGAAATCGCCGCCATGGCGACGTTCCTGCTGTCCGGCCAGTGCGGATCGGCCACTGGTTCGGTCATCGACATCAATGGCGCGAGCTTTATGCGCTGA
- a CDS encoding serine hydrolase yields MVIRILGGALLLIVLLATAFAGWFYRPWSDYSPARVQQAFEPENIIDVSLHMSDYFPYAGLEATHPDPLQRDIRPLDVTYDFNGENRSLEQYLETTQSLGLAVIVDGVVVHERYLNGADEMSLPTSWSVAKSFVATLIAMALHEGRIDNLDQLAQEFAPQYAGSAFGETSLRHLLMMSTGIDFVEDYSDTESDIGVLFADPFVWGSDIDQSLLQFERTTDAGTELDYISSASHVLSAVLRGIYDQPLHQIVQEKIWTPLGMESDAYWNQNVMGEDGVSLGYCCLNARPVDYARLGLLYLNDGVWNGERLLPEGWVDMATHANAPFQEADVTYSLRGYGLHFWFPETDRDEFFAAGIYGQYIWVDPSRNLVISRFAADPQWGAHTAETFAAFRAIAAEAAGE; encoded by the coding sequence ATGGTTATAAGAATCCTGGGCGGCGCATTGCTGCTGATCGTATTACTGGCAACGGCTTTTGCTGGCTGGTTCTATCGTCCATGGTCGGACTATTCACCGGCACGTGTGCAGCAGGCATTCGAGCCTGAGAATATTATCGATGTGTCACTGCACATGTCGGACTATTTCCCCTATGCGGGCCTGGAAGCGACCCATCCCGACCCTCTGCAGCGCGACATTCGCCCTCTTGATGTGACTTATGACTTCAACGGCGAGAACCGGTCGCTGGAACAGTATCTTGAAACCACACAATCTCTCGGCCTCGCCGTCATTGTCGATGGCGTGGTGGTTCACGAGCGTTATCTCAATGGCGCGGACGAGATGAGCCTGCCCACCTCCTGGTCTGTCGCCAAGAGTTTTGTCGCGACACTGATCGCCATGGCCCTGCACGAGGGCCGGATCGACAATCTCGATCAGCTCGCGCAGGAATTTGCGCCGCAATATGCCGGCTCAGCATTCGGCGAAACATCGCTGCGTCATTTGCTGATGATGTCCACCGGCATCGATTTCGTCGAGGATTACAGCGATACGGAATCGGATATTGGCGTCCTCTTTGCCGATCCCTTTGTCTGGGGCAGCGATATCGATCAGTCGCTCCTGCAATTTGAACGCACCACCGACGCTGGCACCGAGCTCGACTATATTTCCTCGGCCAGCCACGTTTTGTCTGCCGTCCTGCGCGGCATCTACGATCAGCCGCTTCATCAGATCGTGCAGGAGAAAATCTGGACCCCGCTCGGCATGGAAAGCGATGCCTACTGGAACCAGAACGTCATGGGCGAGGATGGCGTGTCGCTTGGCTATTGCTGTCTGAACGCGCGTCCGGTGGACTATGCCCGCCTCGGCCTGCTCTACCTCAATGACGGTGTCTGGAATGGCGAGCGCCTCTTGCCCGAAGGCTGGGTCGACATGGCCACCCACGCCAACGCACCGTTTCAGGAAGCGGATGTGACCTATTCCCTGCGCGGTTACGGCCTGCACTTCTGGTTCCCGGAAACGGATCGGGATGAATTTTTCGCCGCCGGGATTTACGGCCAGTACATCTGGGTCGATCCGTCCCGCAATCTGGTGATCTCGCGCTTTGCAGCGGATCCGCAATGGGGGGCGCACACCGCGGAAACCTTTGCCGCCTTCCGTGCCATCGCAGCTGAAGCCGCGGGAGAGTAG
- a CDS encoding GMC family oxidoreductase, with protein MADYATEYDYIIVGAGSAGCVVAEQLSRDRDVTICVLEAGKSDDHPNIRTPMLLKEVVSGGPFNWNYETEPQERLNNRRMFWPRGKTIGGSSSINAMHYMRGAPENFDEWGEMIGDGGWSWPDALERFKRHENNNTFSGPLHGTDGPLHVQSIPKLNPLTKLFLEAGGELQYPENDDFNGEKQFGFGPYQVTMNGPRRWSAADAFLRPAMERGNITVITEALGHKVRLENGKATGMLVDIKGELTELTARKEVILSGGAINSPQLLQLSGIGDAAWLRAAGVSVEVDLPGVGRNLQDHLDIATVAQVKTAEAIGLSLQRFPKNMYDVLRWMIRGDGDFTINPVQGGAFISSSVAGDIPDLQLVFIPGYSLNHGKETKMGHGMTLHVCHLYPESRGEIRIKTDNPADYPAIDPNYLATDFDLTALTDGYEKVIEILRAPAFKDEFVEWVHPEKPGTRDDLVADIRQRAETLYHPTSTCAMGSGELAVLNSDCRVKGVKSLRVVDASAMPRLVGGNTNAPTMMLADKAGEMIRETA; from the coding sequence ATGGCGGATTATGCGACCGAATACGACTATATCATTGTCGGTGCCGGATCGGCCGGCTGCGTTGTCGCCGAGCAACTCTCCCGGGATCGCGACGTCACCATCTGCGTTCTGGAAGCCGGCAAGTCGGACGATCACCCGAACATTCGCACACCCATGCTGCTGAAAGAGGTCGTCTCCGGCGGTCCCTTCAACTGGAATTATGAAACCGAACCGCAGGAGCGGCTGAATAACCGGCGCATGTTCTGGCCCCGCGGCAAGACGATTGGCGGCTCCTCCTCCATCAACGCCATGCACTACATGCGGGGCGCGCCGGAAAATTTCGACGAATGGGGCGAGATGATTGGCGATGGCGGCTGGAGCTGGCCGGACGCGCTGGAACGTTTCAAGCGCCACGAAAACAACAATACATTTTCCGGTCCGCTTCACGGCACGGACGGGCCACTGCATGTCCAGTCCATCCCGAAGCTGAACCCTCTGACAAAGCTCTTCCTCGAAGCCGGCGGCGAGCTGCAATACCCGGAAAACGACGACTTCAACGGCGAGAAACAATTCGGTTTCGGCCCCTATCAGGTGACCATGAACGGCCCGCGCCGCTGGAGTGCGGCAGATGCCTTTCTCCGCCCCGCGATGGAGCGCGGCAATATCACCGTCATCACCGAGGCGCTCGGTCACAAGGTGCGTCTCGAAAACGGCAAAGCCACGGGCATGCTCGTGGACATCAAGGGCGAGCTGACCGAGCTGACAGCCCGCAAGGAAGTCATCCTCTCGGGCGGCGCGATCAACTCACCGCAATTGCTGCAGCTGTCCGGCATTGGTGACGCAGCCTGGTTGAGGGCTGCAGGCGTTTCAGTCGAGGTGGATCTGCCGGGCGTCGGCCGCAATCTTCAGGATCATCTGGATATCGCGACCGTGGCTCAGGTGAAGACCGCCGAGGCCATCGGTCTCTCGCTCCAGCGCTTCCCGAAGAATATGTATGACGTCTTGCGCTGGATGATCCGCGGTGATGGCGATTTCACCATCAACCCGGTCCAGGGCGGCGCCTTCATTTCGTCCTCGGTCGCGGGCGACATTCCGGATCTGCAGCTGGTCTTCATTCCCGGCTATTCGCTGAACCATGGCAAGGAGACGAAGATGGGTCACGGCATGACATTGCATGTCTGCCATCTCTATCCGGAGAGCCGTGGCGAAATCCGGATCAAGACGGACAACCCTGCGGACTATCCCGCAATTGATCCGAACTATCTGGCGACGGACTTTGACCTGACCGCCCTGACGGACGGCTATGAGAAGGTCATCGAAATCCTGCGCGCGCCAGCCTTCAAGGACGAGTTCGTGGAATGGGTGCATCCGGAAAAGCCCGGGACACGCGATGATCTGGTGGCCGATATTCGACAGCGCGCCGAAACGCTCTACCATCCGACCTCGACATGCGCGATGGGATCGGGAGAGCTGGCGGTGCTGAACTCCGACTGCCGCGTCAAAGGCGTGAAAAGCCTGCGTGTGGTGGATGCCTCTGCCATGCCGCGCCTCGTCGGTGGCAATACCAACGCGCCGACAATGATGCTGGCCGACAAGGCCGGCGAAATGATCCGCGAAACGGCCTGA
- a CDS encoding penicillin acylase family protein has product MRWVIRGIAAILGLGILIVAAGLGYGYWRFSSSLPRTEGTVEVAGISGDVQIVRDEYGVPHIFGETDEDIYFAIGYAHAQDRFFQMDMMRRYVHGELSALLGHLNPATVTADARSRNRGYHLVANAAAENLSPEFQVAANAYVAGVNARLAEGHYPPEYLILQAAPEPWELHDSMAVVVYMADSLAAGEGEEVARRELAEILSETQLSEFLPGYPDWAPNMLQAEDFASVPEPVEPTTEAQPDFDDGSNAWVLSGEHTATGEPLLANDPHLALGAPGIWYFARLNLPQGAIVGATIAGSPLVVLGRNQVSAWGFTNTGFDVIDMVPYAPGSLTTTERTEVIEVRGGADIAITIRDADNGPVLDPEYFNLDVFGNQDVVLVSTALDRSNQVASVSYNLMLSQSFDEFVEAGRGFTAPMQNMHYAHVDGTIGYTTPGLLPIRDEAGNWTGFVPYEDLPRVENPVSGRIASGNNRIVPDNYAYDTPGSYAAYRAARIEERLDETGAHTPDTFHDIQMDQVSAQIRRILPALQAATPQTERGQQALNRIRNWNGDMNALLAEPLIYSLWYRDIQEGIYADELGDDFLRHLSTRRVFTENVLIGDDGHWCDNVTTDAVEICPDILGAALDAAMERGVATYGPDVNNWTWGQAHQAVFDHPVFTGSGLPLLEDWFTVRQPVGGDSSTVNVAVYSVRAGSFDVFHGPSLRAIYDLSDLDASRFMHAPGQSGHPWSDHYRDLAPMWAAGESFEMRTDWTPDTAPDGARILTLTPAN; this is encoded by the coding sequence ATGCGTTGGGTTATTCGCGGCATTGCGGCCATTCTCGGCCTTGGCATTCTGATTGTGGCTGCGGGCCTCGGTTACGGGTATTGGCGCTTTTCCTCCTCCCTGCCGCGCACGGAGGGCACGGTCGAGGTCGCCGGCATTTCCGGCGATGTACAGATTGTCCGCGATGAATATGGCGTCCCGCACATCTTCGGCGAGACCGACGAGGACATCTATTTCGCCATCGGCTACGCCCATGCGCAGGACCGCTTTTTCCAGATGGATATGATGCGCCGCTATGTGCACGGCGAATTGTCTGCCCTGCTCGGCCACCTCAATCCGGCCACCGTCACCGCCGATGCCCGCAGCCGCAATCGCGGCTATCACCTTGTTGCCAATGCTGCGGCTGAAAATCTCTCACCGGAATTTCAGGTCGCAGCAAATGCCTATGTGGCCGGGGTGAATGCGCGTCTGGCTGAAGGTCATTACCCGCCGGAATATCTCATCCTGCAAGCGGCGCCCGAGCCGTGGGAGCTGCATGATTCCATGGCCGTCGTCGTATACATGGCCGATAGCCTTGCCGCCGGAGAAGGCGAGGAAGTGGCCCGCCGCGAACTCGCGGAAATTCTCTCCGAAACGCAATTGTCCGAATTCCTGCCGGGCTATCCCGACTGGGCACCGAACATGTTGCAGGCTGAGGATTTTGCGTCCGTCCCGGAGCCCGTAGAGCCCACCACCGAAGCCCAACCGGATTTCGATGATGGCTCCAACGCCTGGGTGCTGTCGGGTGAACACACCGCCACCGGAGAGCCGCTGCTGGCCAATGACCCGCATCTGGCGCTTGGCGCACCGGGCATCTGGTATTTCGCGCGGCTGAACCTGCCGCAGGGCGCGATTGTCGGCGCGACGATTGCCGGATCGCCCCTCGTTGTTCTGGGCCGTAACCAGGTCTCCGCCTGGGGCTTTACCAATACCGGTTTTGACGTCATCGACATGGTGCCGTACGCGCCGGGAAGTCTGACCACAACCGAGCGCACCGAAGTGATCGAGGTGCGCGGCGGTGCCGATATCGCCATCACGATCCGCGACGCGGACAACGGCCCTGTCCTCGATCCGGAATATTTCAATCTCGATGTGTTCGGAAATCAGGATGTGGTGCTGGTCTCGACCGCGCTGGATCGCTCCAATCAGGTTGCCAGCGTGTCCTATAATCTGATGCTGTCACAATCCTTCGACGAATTTGTCGAGGCCGGGCGCGGCTTCACGGCCCCGATGCAGAACATGCATTACGCCCATGTCGATGGCACGATCGGTTATACCACGCCGGGCCTGCTGCCCATTCGCGATGAAGCCGGTAACTGGACGGGTTTTGTCCCCTATGAAGACCTGCCGCGCGTTGAAAACCCGGTCTCCGGCCGTATCGCCTCGGGCAATAACCGCATTGTTCCCGACAATTACGCCTATGATACGCCGGGCAGCTATGCCGCCTATCGCGCAGCACGGATCGAGGAGCGGCTCGACGAAACCGGCGCCCATACGCCGGACACCTTCCACGACATCCAGATGGATCAGGTATCGGCCCAGATCCGGCGCATCCTGCCCGCGCTGCAGGCCGCAACGCCGCAAACCGAACGCGGCCAGCAGGCGCTGAACCGCATCCGGAACTGGAATGGCGATATGAATGCCCTGCTCGCGGAACCGCTTATCTATTCGCTCTGGTATCGCGATATCCAGGAAGGCATCTACGCCGACGAACTCGGCGATGATTTCCTGCGCCACCTGTCGACACGGCGGGTCTTCACCGAAAACGTGCTGATCGGCGATGACGGTCATTGGTGCGATAACGTCACCACCGATGCGGTCGAGATCTGTCCGGACATACTGGGCGCAGCGCTGGATGCGGCCATGGAGCGCGGTGTCGCCACCTACGGCCCGGACGTCAACAACTGGACGTGGGGCCAGGCCCACCAGGCCGTCTTCGATCATCCCGTCTTCACCGGCTCCGGCCTGCCTTTGCTGGAGGACTGGTTCACGGTTCGCCAGCCGGTTGGCGGCGACAGCTCGACGGTCAATGTGGCGGTCTATTCCGTACGTGCGGGCTCGTTTGATGTTTTCCACGGACCATCGCTGCGGGCTATTTATGATCTGTCGGATCTGGACGCATCGCGCTTCATGCATGCGCCGGGACAATCGGGACACCCCTGGTCGGATCACTATCGCGACCTCGCCCCGATGTGGGCGGCCGGCGAGAGCTTTGAAATGCGCACCGACTGGACCCCGGACACGGCACCCGACGGTGCCCGCATCTTGACCCTGACCCCTGCCAACTAG